A region of Acidimicrobiales bacterium DNA encodes the following proteins:
- a CDS encoding TetR/AcrR family transcriptional regulator, with the protein MIDEKGVATNVAWLRQVPQQRRSLARVEALLDTAELVFEEVGYDAATTNLIAERADIPVGTLYRWFPDKAALADGLVSRYVERIAGAYEYLVTAEPPPTEILRDVTHELAQVVFDSPAMAAIIGAATLPSAPDAPGVRLRSTAQEAIRLLIQLRAPTIAEADLERMSDVLTTVAFGVLGRAGRLEGTARLAMVDELADLVISWLAARLPPPDDPVWEAANPLVVPVAPTRNRVPGRRHGLGGRDA; encoded by the coding sequence GTGATCGACGAGAAGGGGGTGGCCACCAACGTCGCCTGGCTGCGCCAAGTCCCGCAGCAGCGGCGGTCACTGGCCCGGGTCGAGGCGCTGCTCGACACCGCTGAGCTCGTCTTCGAGGAAGTCGGCTACGACGCGGCGACCACCAACCTGATCGCCGAGCGGGCCGACATCCCGGTCGGCACGCTGTACCGCTGGTTCCCGGACAAGGCCGCGCTGGCCGACGGGCTGGTCAGCCGGTACGTCGAACGGATCGCCGGCGCGTACGAGTACCTCGTGACCGCCGAGCCTCCGCCAACCGAGATCCTCCGCGACGTCACCCATGAGCTCGCCCAGGTGGTGTTCGACAGCCCGGCCATGGCGGCGATCATCGGTGCCGCCACCCTCCCGAGCGCGCCCGACGCTCCGGGCGTCCGCCTGCGTTCAACCGCGCAGGAGGCCATCCGCCTCCTGATCCAGCTCCGGGCTCCCACCATCGCCGAAGCCGACCTCGAACGCATGTCCGACGTGCTCACCACCGTGGCCTTCGGTGTGCTCGGCCGGGCAGGCCGCCTCGAGGGCACGGCCCGCCTCGCGATGGTCGACGAACTGGCCGATCTCGTGATCTCGTGGCTGGCCGCCCGCCTCCCCCCACCCGATGACCCGGTCTGGGAGGCCGCCAACCCGTTGGTCGTCCCGGTGGCGCCGACCCGCAACCGGGTTCCCGGCAGGCGGCACGGCCTCGGCGGCCGCGACGCCTGA
- a CDS encoding ATP-binding cassette domain-containing protein, whose product MSNVPSQTLAIEAEGLVKHFGDVQAVNGVDLQVPTGTVLGLLGPNGAGKTTVVRMLTTILEPDGGRARVEGLDVATHPNEVRLRIGLAGQYAAVDENLTGRENLRVLGELTHMPRRLVKPRAEELLERFDLIDAADRPSKGYSGGMRRRLDLAASLLHRPRVLFLDEPTTGLDPASRVDLWGVIEQLVDDGSTVLLTTQYLEEADRLADRIMVIDHGRAIAEGTAPELKATLGTTVLELEMADPTEAARARQVVAERIGREPIIDGARLELAVDDGPRVVTDVLVALDAASLQASRLALREPSLDDVFLSLTGHRAEAESAGEPAVAADNGRAHR is encoded by the coding sequence ATGTCCAACGTTCCATCGCAGACGCTCGCCATCGAAGCCGAGGGTCTGGTGAAGCACTTCGGCGACGTGCAAGCCGTCAACGGGGTGGATCTCCAGGTCCCGACCGGAACGGTGCTCGGCCTCCTCGGCCCCAACGGTGCGGGCAAGACCACCGTCGTGCGGATGCTCACGACGATCCTCGAGCCCGATGGCGGCCGGGCGCGGGTAGAGGGCCTCGACGTCGCCACCCATCCCAACGAAGTTCGTCTCCGGATCGGGCTCGCCGGCCAGTACGCAGCGGTCGACGAGAACCTCACGGGCCGCGAGAACCTCCGGGTCCTCGGTGAGCTCACCCACATGCCCCGTCGGCTGGTGAAGCCACGGGCCGAGGAGCTGCTCGAGCGGTTCGACCTGATCGACGCAGCCGACCGCCCCTCGAAGGGCTACTCCGGCGGTATGCGCCGGCGCCTCGACCTCGCCGCGTCGCTGCTGCACCGGCCGCGGGTCCTGTTCCTGGACGAGCCGACCACGGGTCTCGACCCGGCCAGTCGCGTCGACCTGTGGGGTGTGATCGAGCAGCTCGTCGACGACGGCTCCACGGTGTTGTTGACCACGCAGTACCTCGAAGAGGCCGACCGCCTCGCCGACCGGATCATGGTCATCGACCACGGTAGGGCCATCGCTGAAGGGACCGCCCCCGAACTGAAGGCCACCCTCGGCACGACCGTGCTCGAGCTCGAGATGGCCGACCCGACCGAGGCCGCGCGCGCTCGCCAGGTCGTGGCCGAGCGGATCGGTCGGGAACCGATCATCGACGGCGCGCGGCTCGAACTGGCGGTCGACGACGGGCCCCGGGTCGTGACCGATGTGCTGGTGGCGCTCGACGCGGCGTCGCTGCAGGCCAGCCGGCTGGCTCTGCGCGAGCCCAGCCTCGATGACGTGTTCTTGTCGCTCACCGGCCATCGCGCCGAGGCGGAGTCGGCCGGCGAGCCGGCTGTCGCGGCCGACAACGGGAGGGCACACCGATGA
- a CDS encoding DUF5615 family PIN-like protein, producing MKALLDEMIPLAIARQLRDRGRDVVAVAERPDLRSLSDREVFAFAQVEGRAVVTRDRADYLELDREHRATGQTHAGLVLISNRFAPAAVGPLVRALDSFLAGEHPYPGFVHWL from the coding sequence GTGAAAGCACTTCTGGATGAGATGATCCCGTTGGCGATCGCACGACAGCTCCGCGATCGGGGCCGTGACGTCGTGGCCGTGGCGGAGCGACCCGATCTGCGATCGCTGTCCGACCGTGAGGTCTTCGCGTTCGCCCAAGTCGAAGGCCGGGCCGTGGTGACACGTGACCGGGCTGACTACCTGGAGCTCGATCGCGAGCACCGCGCCACCGGGCAGACACACGCCGGGCTGGTACTGATCTCGAATCGCTTCGCACCCGCGGCGGTCGGCCCCCTGGTGCGGGCGCTCGACTCGTTCCTCGCCGGCGAGCACCCCTATCCCGGTTTCGTGCACTGGCTTTGA
- a CDS encoding DUF4255 domain-containing protein — MDQALEGFVRGDLLPPDAGVDLSFATPDKQWGSGITRPTINLFLWDVKRSAVQAQSGSDTIDIDGQISRRTAPVSVELRYLVTAWATEGRDEHQLLGTVLQGVLGTPTLPERLRPEGLGDTGPVRLQVASANEPRSADFWTSLGGQLKPGIDLRVELRVAAFAWESAALPATAVETTVNPIPRPAAPRTATPVTDTGVRRRYRRHGAVVTEATRTRPDDQAESQDP; from the coding sequence GTGGATCAGGCGCTGGAAGGCTTCGTGCGGGGCGACCTGCTGCCTCCCGACGCGGGCGTCGACCTGTCCTTCGCCACGCCCGACAAGCAGTGGGGCAGCGGCATCACGCGCCCGACGATCAACTTGTTCCTCTGGGACGTCAAGCGGAGCGCCGTGCAGGCGCAATCGGGCTCCGACACCATCGACATCGACGGGCAGATCAGCCGGCGAACCGCTCCGGTGTCCGTCGAGCTGCGCTATCTCGTCACTGCGTGGGCGACCGAAGGCCGTGACGAGCACCAGCTGCTCGGCACGGTGCTGCAAGGTGTGCTCGGCACCCCCACCCTGCCCGAACGCCTCCGCCCCGAGGGGCTGGGCGACACCGGTCCCGTGCGCCTCCAGGTCGCCAGCGCGAACGAGCCGCGCTCGGCCGACTTCTGGACGTCGCTCGGCGGCCAGCTGAAGCCAGGGATCGACCTTCGCGTCGAGCTCCGCGTCGCCGCCTTCGCCTGGGAGTCCGCCGCGCTGCCGGCCACCGCCGTCGAGACCACGGTCAACCCGATCCCGCGCCCGGCCGCGCCGCGGACGGCCACGCCCGTGACCGACACCGGGGTGCGGCGCCGCTACCGACGCCATGGCGCGGTCGTCACCGAAGCCACCCGGACACGCCCCGACGACCAGGCCGAATCGCAGGATCCGTGA
- a CDS encoding CoA pyrophosphatase produces MIDPGSGEPSSAGHPSGPASAGPSQPFAPPQGRGGPQEIPRPPGARTGPPAPWADLPVGERTPDLGHIRHALTAAGDPRPSQVEARGGLAGSAVLAPLYVHDGRTWVILTRRTMQLRSHKGQVSFPGGRQEAGESLVDAALRESQEEIGLDPSSVELIGELDHLATISSASAIVPFVGVLPGPPPGLRANPSEVDRILHVPLDELTDPGIYRCELWPIPEDHPIFFFELVGDTVWGATAAMLRQLLGLATGTLGRGDLGHR; encoded by the coding sequence GTGATCGATCCGGGTTCCGGCGAGCCATCTTCCGCCGGGCACCCGTCTGGCCCGGCGTCCGCCGGACCCTCGCAGCCGTTCGCGCCGCCGCAGGGTCGTGGCGGGCCCCAGGAGATCCCTCGCCCGCCCGGTGCCCGAACCGGTCCGCCGGCCCCCTGGGCCGATCTGCCCGTCGGCGAGCGCACACCCGACCTCGGCCACATCCGCCACGCCTTGACGGCGGCGGGCGACCCGCGACCGTCGCAGGTCGAGGCGCGCGGCGGCCTCGCCGGATCCGCGGTGCTCGCGCCCCTGTACGTGCACGACGGCCGCACGTGGGTGATCCTCACCCGCCGGACCATGCAGCTGCGCAGCCACAAGGGGCAGGTGAGCTTTCCGGGCGGCCGCCAGGAGGCGGGAGAGTCGCTGGTCGACGCGGCGCTCCGCGAGTCGCAAGAGGAGATCGGCCTCGACCCGTCATCCGTCGAGCTGATCGGTGAGCTCGACCATCTGGCCACGATCAGCAGCGCCAGTGCGATCGTGCCGTTCGTCGGTGTGCTGCCGGGACCGCCGCCCGGGTTGCGGGCCAACCCGAGCGAGGTCGACCGCATCCTGCACGTGCCCCTCGACGAGCTCACCGATCCCGGCATCTACCGCTGCGAGCTGTGGCCGATCCCCGAGGACCACCCGATCTTCTTCTTCGAGCTGGTGGGCGACACCGTCTGGGGTGCCACCGCAGCGATGTTGCGTCAGCTCCTCGGCCTCGCCACCGGCACCCTGGGCCGCGGCGACCTCGGCCACCGGTGA
- a CDS encoding ABC transporter permease, with protein sequence MTDSTTATRAAVPTAELGAPEVEPGSAAMWAVRDGLTATRRNLIGFFRVPESTFFSTVQPIMFVLLFRYVFAVVGLGLPKGISYVNFLMPGIFVQTVAFGVVGTAIGLSEDLHKGLLERFRSLPMARSAVLVGRTTADLVRNVFVMVLMLVVGMAVGFRITGGVLPFLGGVVLILAFSYALFWGAAYLGLSAPNAETAQVMIFPILMPLTFASSCFVPINTMPSWLQVFARNQPVSQVATAARNLMTGYGPTMSPTLHAVAWVAGILIVLVPLAVNKYRRLA encoded by the coding sequence ATGACCGACTCGACCACTGCCACGCGCGCGGCGGTACCGACCGCCGAGCTGGGCGCGCCCGAGGTCGAGCCGGGCTCTGCGGCCATGTGGGCCGTGCGCGACGGCCTCACCGCCACCCGGCGCAACCTCATCGGGTTCTTCCGGGTACCCGAGTCCACGTTCTTCAGCACCGTGCAGCCGATCATGTTCGTGCTGCTGTTCCGCTATGTCTTCGCGGTGGTCGGCCTCGGTCTCCCGAAGGGCATCAGCTACGTGAACTTCCTGATGCCGGGGATCTTCGTGCAGACGGTCGCCTTCGGCGTGGTCGGCACCGCGATCGGTCTGTCAGAAGACCTCCACAAAGGCCTGCTCGAACGGTTCCGGTCCTTGCCGATGGCGCGTTCCGCCGTGCTGGTCGGTCGGACCACCGCGGATCTGGTCCGCAACGTGTTCGTGATGGTCCTGATGCTCGTGGTGGGGATGGCGGTGGGCTTCCGGATCACCGGCGGCGTGCTGCCGTTCCTCGGTGGCGTCGTGTTGATCTTGGCGTTCTCGTATGCCTTGTTCTGGGGCGCCGCCTACCTCGGGCTGTCGGCGCCGAACGCGGAGACGGCCCAGGTGATGATCTTCCCGATCCTGATGCCGTTGACGTTCGCTTCCTCGTGCTTCGTGCCGATCAACACGATGCCGTCGTGGCTGCAGGTGTTCGCCCGCAACCAGCCCGTGTCGCAAGTCGCCACCGCGGCGCGCAACTTGATGACCGGTTACGGGCCGACGATGAGCCCCACGTTGCACGCCGTCGCGTGGGTCGCCGGGATCCTCATCGTCCTCGTTCCGCTGGCGGTCAACAAGTACCGTCGCCTGGCGTGA
- a CDS encoding MarR family transcriptional regulator, producing the protein MGKSPTKLDLAADCFRLLTGFLQRHKQRFLTVASDHGLTPAHLGALMSLEPGEGQPMRALAELWHCDASNVTWLVDRLEERGLVARQQLPTDRRVKSVALTSKGEHLRSTIDHELTSPPEPMLTLTLVELAQLTALLQKLSSDAKDPSAHGSSNTMVR; encoded by the coding sequence ATGGGGAAGAGTCCCACCAAGCTCGATCTCGCGGCCGACTGCTTCCGCCTGCTGACGGGCTTCCTCCAACGCCACAAGCAGCGCTTCCTCACGGTGGCCTCCGACCACGGCCTCACCCCTGCCCACCTCGGTGCGCTGATGTCGCTGGAGCCGGGCGAGGGGCAGCCGATGCGGGCGTTGGCCGAGCTGTGGCACTGCGACGCGTCGAACGTCACGTGGCTCGTCGACCGCCTGGAAGAACGGGGCCTGGTGGCCCGCCAGCAGCTCCCGACCGACCGCCGGGTCAAGTCCGTGGCGCTCACCAGCAAGGGCGAGCACCTGCGCTCCACCATCGACCACGAGCTCACCTCGCCGCCCGAGCCGATGCTCACCTTGACGCTGGTCGAGCTGGCCCAACTGACGGCGCTGCTGCAAAAGCTGTCGAGTGACGCCAAGGACCCGTCGGCCCACGGTTCATCGAACACAATGGTGAGGTGA